The following proteins come from a genomic window of Trifolium pratense cultivar HEN17-A07 linkage group LG4, ARS_RC_1.1, whole genome shotgun sequence:
- the LOC123881903 gene encoding ubiquitin C-terminal hydrolase 22-like: MSSKINGQISPQPCPHLAEFRRTSSKPFLSLHNCLRIKPPGGRASLRRDPHEIPHCTACGLSAPSRLYACISCTAVSCHSTATGVISHAAAHAASMSPGHQIAIDVDRAELFCCACRDQVYDRDFDAAVVIAQTVASTLGSGGESKLIPTPHPENLRKRRRVDYRPSTPDLRERSLIGSCSAPIDGSGRSPDFPRGLRGLNNLGNTCFMNSVLQALLHTPPLRNYFLSDKHNRYFCQKMNNADGDDSVIATRKKNGANNGNKNGRICLACDMDAMFSAVFSGDRLPYSPAKFLYSWWQHAAKSTLASYEQQDAHEFFISMLDGIHEKVDKDQRKPHSEGSGDCCIAHRVFSGILRSDVMCMACGYTSTTYDPCIDISLDLEPNQGGPTKIAAAASNHSCNGEADSSQNCGISTLTGCLDRFTRAEKLGSNQKFFCQQCQVKQETLKQMSIRKLPLVSCFHIKRFEHSSSKKMLRKVDRYLQFPFSLDMSPYLSSSILRSRFGNRIFPFDGDEPDASNDLCSEFELFAVVTHSGKLDAGHYVTYLRLSDQWYKCDDSWVTQVDENTVRAAQGYMMFYVQKMLYYKATDKLVAS; encoded by the exons ATGTCCTCCAAAATCAACGGTCAGATTTCCCCACAGCCATGTCCCCACTTGGCCGAGTTCCGCCGCACTTCCTCCAAACCATTCCTCTCCCTCCACAACTGCCTCCGCATCAAACCTCCCGGCGGCCGTGCCTCTCTCCGCCGCGATCCTCACGAAATTCCTCACTGCACCGCCTGTGGTCTCTCCGCTCCTTCCCGCCTCTACGCTTGCATCTCTTGCACCGCCGTCTCATGCCACTCCACTGCCACCGGCGTCATTTCACACGCCGCCGCACATGCCGCCTCAATGTCTCCCGGTCATCAGATCGCAATCGACGTCGACCGCGCCGAACTCTTCTGCTGTGCCTGCCGCGATCAAGTATACGATCGCGACTTCGACGCTGCAGTAGTGATCGCACAGACAGTCGCATCCACTCTCGGCAGCGGCGGAGAATCAAAACTGATCCCTACGCCGCATCCGGAGAATCTCAGAAAGCGCCGCAGAGTAGATTATCGTCCTTCAACTCCGGATCTACGCGAGCGTTCTTTGATCGGAAGCTGTTCTGCTCCGATCGACGGTTCCGGTCGTTCTCCAGATTTTCCACGGGGATTGCGGGGACTGAACAATCTCGGAAACACTTGTTTCATGAATTCAGTGTTGCAGGCGTTGCTTCACACGCCACCGTTGAGGAATTACTTCCTGAGTGATAAGCATAATCGGTACTTTTGCCAGAAAATGAACAATGCCGACGGTGATGATTCTGTCATAGCAACAAGGAAGAAAAATGGAGCTAACAATGGGAATAAGAATGGGCGAATATGCTTAGCTTGCGATATGGATGCTATGTTCTCTGCTGTTTTTTCTGGAGATCGTCTTCCCTATAGCCCCGCAAAGTTTTTATATAG TTGGTGGCAACATGCCGCCAAGTCCACCCTTGCAAGTTATGAACAACAGGATGCGCATGAatttttcatttcaatgctGGATGGAATTCATGAAAAGGTGGACAAGGATCAGCGTAAGCCGCATAGTGAAG GCAGCGGTGATTGTTGTATTGCTCATAGGGTGTTCTCTGGTATTTTGCGATCAGATGTTATGTGTATGGCCTGTGGTTACACATCAACAACTTATGATCCATGCATAGACATCTCACTTGACTTGGAACCAAATCAAGGTGGCCCTACTAAGATTGCTGCTGCAGCTTCCAATCATTCTTGCAATGGTGAGGCTGATTCCAGCCAAAATTGTGGGATATCTACCTTGACGGGGTGCCTAGATAGATTCACAAGAGCAGAAAAATTAGGGTCAAACCAAAAATTCTTCTGTCAGCAGTGTCAGGTGAAGCAGGAAACTCTCAAGCAGATGTCCATAAGGAAGCTTCCCCTTGTTTCTTGCTTCCATATAAAAAGATTTGAGCACTCTTCATCGAAAAAAATGTTAAGGAAGGTGGACCGTTATCTGCAGTTCCCATTTTCACTGGACATGTCACCTTATCTCTCATCCTCTATCTTAAGGAGTCGGTTTGGTAACAGAATATTTCCTTTTGATGGGGATGAACCTGATGCTTCAAACGATCTTTGTTCAGAGTTTGAATTGTTTGCCGTGGTCACTCACTCTGGTAAGCTAGATGCTGGCCATTATGTGACCTATTTGCGATTAAGCGATCAATGGTACAAGTGTGATGATTCTTGGGTTACCCAAGTTGATGAAAACACTGTGAGGGCTGCTCAGGGTTACATGATGTTCTATGTACAGAAAATGCTTTACTATAAAGCAACTGATAAACTGGTTGCCTCATGA
- the LOC123881905 gene encoding heat shock 70 kDa protein 8-like translates to MCKTRSPRHSMRMTEPDDSDVRDDEYIVTLASDSETTNEVNLLPPPEIPIGIDIGTWPCCVAVWNGSDFDLFSNKTNENIMKSGEIFKFDSSSIGVISTSEVSLSQDQVHDMSYEATIYNMRRLIGRIDTDPVVHASKNFPFRVQTLDIGVHPLISEKMTDGWRYTTVEHVLAVYLSQLRVLAETQLKRPVRNVVFTVPVSFNRFQLNRIYYACVMAGLVVLKLMPQPTAVALLYAQQQLQASSSSSSSSHEDMDSESNKIALIFNMDSGYCDVAVTLATERECQMKALAGSAIGGEDLLGNLMNHLLPDSKNKFKKHLDGDKEIKSMSILRAATLEAIHRLSSQTSVEFDLDLGDGLKICKVVKREEFEKINNEVFEKCERLIKQCLQDANVKVEDINDVIIVGECYHIPRVKNIVTKICKVTELYKGMDPLTASVCGAAVAGAIAPAIHHTSGNLDLLTSHVTPLTVGIRANGNNLVPVIPRNTSVPTTRVIDFTTIHDNQTEALILVYEGEGQKAEENQLLGYLKIMGIPATPKGVPKIYVGMVIDSKNELRVIADVYMPGLQQPVIPAIGATMPMSVIDDGHFWHAEALNRTYGDTMDLVTLLKNK, encoded by the exons ATGTGTAAAACACGCAGCCCCCGCCATTCTATGAG GATGACTGAACCTGATGACAGTGATGTCAGAGATGATGAGTATATTGTGACTCTGGCATCTGACAGTGAAACCACCAACGAGGTAAACTTGTTGCCGCCTCCTGAAATACCAATTGGAATTGATATTGGCACATGGCCATGTTGTGTTGCGGTGTGGAATGGTTCCGATTTTGATCtttttagcaacaaaacaaACGAGAACATTATGAAATCAggtgaaattttcaaatttgataGCTCTTCTATTGGAGTTATTAGTACTAGTGAAGTCTCACTCTCCCAAGACCAAGTGCATGACATGTCGTATGAAGCTACAATTTACAACATGAGACGCTTGATAGGCAGAATTGATACAGATCCAGTAGTTCATGCAAGTAAAAATTTCCCATTTAGGGTGCAGACGTTGGACATTGGCGTTCACCCTTTAATTTCAGAAAAAATGACCGATGGCTGGAGATATACCACTGTAGAACACGTCCTTGCGGTATATCTGAGTCAACTAAGAGTATTGGCTGAAACTCAACTGAAACGGCCAGTAAGAAATGTTGTGTTTACGGTTCCAGTCTCATTCAATCGATTCCAGCTAAACCGGATATACTATGCTTGTGTGATGGCCGGTCTTGTTGTTCTCAAGCTAATGCCTCAACCAACAGCAGTGGCTTTGTTGTATGCGCAGCAACAACTGCaggcttcttcttcttcttcttcttcttctcatgAGGATATGGACAGTGAAAGCAACAAAATTGCTCTCATTTTCAATATGGATTCTGGTTATTGTGATGTTGCTGTGACTCTTGCTACAGAAAGAGAATGCCAAATGAAAGCCTTGGCAGGAAGTGCGATTGGTGGTGAAGATTTGCTTGGAAATCTGATGAATCATCTCTTACCAGattctaaaaataaattcaaaaaacatCTAGATGGGGacaaagaaattaaatcaatgagTATACTTCGAGCAGCAACCCTGGAAGCGATTCATCGACTTTCCTCTCAGACTAGTGTTGAATTTGATTTAGACTTGGGAGATGGTTTGAAGATATGCAAGGTTGTGAAGCGGGAGGAGTTTGAGAAGATAAACAATGAGGTGTTTGAAAAGTGTGAAAGGCTAATCAAACAGTGCTTGCAAGATGCAAATGTAAAAGTTGAGGATATAAATGATGTTATAATTGTTGGTGAATGTTATCATATACCAAGGGTGAAGAATATTGTTACTAAAATATGTAAAGTAACAGAACTTTATAAAGGTATGGATCCTTTGACAGCTTCTGTTTGTGGTGCAGCCGTGGCAGGAGCTATTGCTCCAGCCATTCATCACACCTCTGGGAACTTGGACTTGTTAACTTCTCACGTCACACCTCTTACAGTTGGAATTCGAGCTAATGGCAACAACCTTGTCCCTGTAATACCAAGGAACACATCGGTGCCAACAACGAGGGTTATAGATTTCACAACTATTCATGATAATCAAACTGAGGCATTGATCCTAGTCTACGAAGGCGAGGGACAGAAAGCAGAAGAAAACCAGCTTTTGGGATATTTGAAAATAATGGGAATACCTGCAACACCAAAAGGAGTTCCAAAAATCTATGTGGGTATGGTCATAGACAGTAAAAACGAGCTGAGAGTTATAGCTGATGTTTACATGCCTGGATTGCAGCAACCTGTAATTCCTGCTATTGGAGCTACGATGCCAATGTCAGTGATCGATGATGGGCATTTTTGGCATGCTGAGGCACTAAATAGAACCTATGGTGACACAATGGATTTGGTTACTCtcctcaaaaataaataa
- the LOC123922698 gene encoding uncharacterized protein LOC123922698, with product MAEQRTLRQLAAPDVNNNGLCIQYTDVDIPFELKSGLIHLLPKFHGLAGEDPHKHLKEFQVVCSTPLRPEGITEDHIKLRAFPFSLQGAAKDWLYYLEPNSITTWNDLKKVFLERYFPASRAALIRKEICGIRQGNESLAEYWERFKQLVSSCPQHQITEQLLIQYFYEGLLPMDRNILDAASGGALVDKTPAAAKALIENMSLNSQQFTTRNNSASVNEIQSSSSSIKALETKFDARIDELTSLVKKLAVSKAQPAKVCGICTSSEHPTDTCPILQDETITELPQAYAAAATLYNQNRYNNPDLSTNKYHPSWRNHQNLQYGNQSQAAAPAAPPATSSLEDLVKQLAQRTYASIQNLTTQMGQMANAIGQLQAQGSGNLPAQTVPNPNVNVSAITLRSGRVSEPAPEKKKKKTVASSSAPEPPFVTTETEPEKERVYVPPIPFPQRVQKNIKKTVEEDKEILDVFRKCAVNIPLLDAIKQIPKYAKFLKDLCTHKRKLKGNERVSLGRNVSAFIQPKTGSSANVSVLSQTMPEKCDDPGVFGIPCSIGDHKFENCMLDLGAGINVMPTSIYNNLDLGPLQPTGLIVQLANRSNARPAGKVEDVLVQVNDLILPADFYILDMEGETNSSRAPIILGRPFMRTARTKVDVYDGTMSMEFGDIVAKFNIFDAMKHPVEEHSVFYMDLVTNTNLCSVCAKIESDLQDNNIHTGEVVVNEAVCTVKVLDIPAAPTKHSHDKEKTTHFHDKMISKKKFSVGQKVLLFKSRLKDMVGKFRSKWIGPFVVTNVFPSGAIEIKSTGTGKVFKAKGQRLKLLHKSVEGLPPKPPDIEAPAATP from the coding sequence ATGGCTGAACAAAGAACACTAAGGCAGCTTGCTGCTCCTGATGTCAATAACAATGGTCTATGCATTCAATATACTGACGTTGATATTCCTTTTGAATTGAAATCTGGTTTGATACATTTGTTGCCCAAGTTTCATGGTCTTGCAGGTGAGGATCCGCATAAGCATTTGAAGGAATTTCAGGTAGTTTGTTCTACACCATTGAGGCCTGAAGGTATAACAGAGGATCATATCAAGCTTAGAGCCTTTCCATTCTCGCTCCAGGGTGCTGCCAAAGATTGGTTGTACTATCTTGAGCCGAATTCTATCACAACTTGGAATGATTTGAAGAAGGTCTTTCTAGAGAGATACTTTCCCGCTTCTAGAGCTGCGTTaatcagaaaagaaatatgCGGCATTAGGCAGGGAAACGAATCATTGGCAGAATACTGGGAAAGATTCAAGCAGCTAGTTTCTAGTTGTCCCCAACACCAGATCACCGAGCAATTACTCATCCAATATTTCTATGAAGGGTTGCTACCAATGGATCGAAACATTTTGGATGCTGCAAGTGGTGGAGCACTTGTTGATAAAACTCCAGCTGCTGCAAAGGCCTTGATCGAGAACATGTCACTCAACTCGCAACAGTTTACAACCAGAAATAATTCTGCAAGTGTAAATGAGATTcagtcttcctcttcctccatcAAGGCGCTCGAAACCAAGTTTGATGCTAGAATTGATGAACTTACTTCCTTGGTGAAAAAGTTGGCAGTTAGCAAAGCTCAACCAGCAAAAGTGTGTGGTATTTGTACTTCTTCTGAGCACCCGACTGATACATGCCCCATTCTACAAGATGAAACAATAACTGAGCTTCCTCAAGCATATGCAGCAGCAGCAACCCTTTATAATCAAAACAGGTACAATAATCCTGACCTCTCCACCAACAAATATCACCCTAGTTGGAGGAATCATCAAAACCTCCAATATGGGAATCAGTCACAAGCTGCAGCCCCTGCTGCCCCACCAGCCACTTCTTCACTGGAAGACCTTGTCAAGCAACTGGCACAACGAACATATGCTAGCATTCAGAACCTGACAACGCAGATGGGACAAATGGCCAATGCAATAGGCCAACTACAAGCTCAAGGCTCTGGTAACCTTCCTGCACAAACAGTGCCGAATCCGAATGTGAATGTGAGTGCAATTACTTTGAGATCTGGAAGAGTGTCAGAACCAGctccagagaaaaagaagaagaaaactgtTGCATCATCATCTGCTCCTGAACCTCCTTTTGTTACAACTGAGACCGAAcccgaaaaagaaagagtatatGTGCCACCAATTCCTTTTCCTCAAAGGGTACAGAAAAATATCAAGAAGACAGTTGAGGAAGACAAGGAGATTTTAGATGTATTCAGAAAATGTGCGGTTAACATTCCTCTCCTTGATGCAATTAAACAGATTCCTAAATATGCAAAATTCCTGAAAGACTTGTGCACACACAAGAGGAAGTTGAAGGGAAATGAGAGAGTCAGTTTGGGACGAAATGTTTCTGCTTTCATTCAGCCCAAAActggttcctcagctaatgtctCAGTTCTCAGTCAGACCATGCCAGAAAAGTGTGATGATCCAGGAGTTTTTGGTATTCCCTGTTCCATTGGGGATCACAAGTTTGAAAATTGTATGCTTGATCTGGGAGCAGGTATTAATGTTATGCctacttctatttataataaCCTTGATCTTGGTCCTTTGCAGCCTACAGGTTTAATCGTGCAATTAGCAAACAGGAGCAATGCCCGCCCTGCTGGGAAGGTAGAAGATGTCCTGGTGCAAGTTAATGACTTGATTCTTCCTGCAGATTTCTACATTCTAGACATGGAGGGAGAAACTAATTCCAGCAGGGCACCCATCATTCTAGGCCGACCATTCATGAGAACGGCaagaacaaaagttgatgtttatGATGGAACCATGTCCATGGAGTTTGGCGACATTGTCGCTAAGTTTAACATTTTTGATGCCATGAAACATCCCGTGGAAGAACATTCTGTTTTTTATATGGATTTAGTTACTAACACTAACCTTTGCTCTGTTTGTGCTAAGATTGAATCTGATTTGCAGGATAATAACATTCATACAGGTGAAGTTGTTGTCAATGAGGCAGTCTGTACGGTTAAAGTTCTTGACATTCCGGCTGCCCCAACCAAACACTCCCATGATAAAGAAAAGACTACGCACTTCCATGATAAGATGatttccaaaaagaaattttctgTTGGCCAAAAAGTCTTGCTGTTTAAGTCTCGCCTGAAAGATATGGTTGGTAAGTTTCGATCCAAGTGGATTGGCCCCTTTGTCGTGACTAATGTTTTTCCTTCTGGTgctatagaaattaaaagtacAGGTACTGGCAAGGTTTTCAAAGCAAAAGGACAGCGGTTGAAGCTGCTCCATAAAAGTGTGGAAGGGCttccaccaaaaccaccagacatagAAGCACCAGCCGCTACACCTTag